CTGGGCGCCGGCGATGAAGGCGGCCACCAGCTGGCCGGCCGTGACGGGATCCTCCCCCCAGGCCCGCACATTGATCACCGGGTTGGCCGGGTTGTTGTTGACATCGCAGACCGGCGCCAGGACCCAGTTCAGGCCCAGCAGGCGGGCCTGGCGACCGGTGCAGTGCCCATAGGCGCTGGCCAGGGCGATCGCCCGGGCTGGATCGCTGGCGTGGAGCAGGCCGAGGGCCAGGGGAGGGGGCAGCCAGCTAGCCCCCTCGAAGCGTTGGCCGACCCCTTCCTCCACATCGGCGCAGAGCAGCAGGGACTGGCCCGCCCAGCGCTGGAGCTGGTCGGTGCGAAGGCGCAGTTCGCTGGCGCTGCCGCCCAGTAGGATCACCCCGCCCACCCCCTGGCCCAGCAGCCGCTTGAGTTCGGCGTTGGGCAGCTCCCAGCGGGGATAGCGGCGCTGGCCATCGCCCAGATGGCCGCTGCATCGCACCACCAGCAGCCGGGCCACCTGCTGCGCCAGAGAGAGCTGTCGCCTGTCAGGCGTCGAGGTCATCACTGCCGGGCGGGACCTCCCCTCTCTCCTGCCGCTGGCGCCCGAGCTGGTTGAGCAGTCCCAGCACGGCGGTGCCTTTCTCGAGGCTGCGATCGAGCAGGAAGGCCACCTCGGGGGTGCGGCGCATGCTGAGGCGCCGGCTCAGTTCGCCTTTGACGTAGGGGGCCGCCGCCCGCAGGCCGGCCAGGGCCTGGTCGCGGTCCTCCTCGCTGCCGAAGATGCTCACGAAGACCTTGCAGTGCTGCAGGTCGCCCGCCACGTCCACCGCGGTGACGCTGACCATCCCCAGCCCCACCCGTTCGTCCTTGATGCCGGTGATCAGCAGCTCGCTGATCTCGCGGCGAATCGAGGCCGCCACCCGCTCCACCCTGCGGCTCATTGCCATGGCTATGCCAGCGGTGCGGCCGGATTCACCATGGCACGCAGCACCAGAACCAGGCTCACCAGGCCGCTGACCAGGGCGCCGATCAAGGCGACGGCGGTGACGGGATTGCGGGTACGAGCGAGCAGGGGCTGGAGCACCGAATCCAGTACCCCCAGCCCCAGGGCCACCAGGTAACGCGGATAGCGCGTCACGTTGATGAAAAAGTCCTTCATGGCCTGGGCGAGCGCGGTGACGCGAAGCTGCTGGCTACTCTGCCGCCCAAAGGCCCACCCTGGCGATGCCTGAGCTCCACCAGTTCAAACACTCCGCCTTCTGCGAGAAGGTGCGCCTGGTCCTTGCGGCCAAAGGCATCGACTACACGGTGGTGGAGGTGACGCCGGGCCTGGGTCAGTTCGAGCTGTTCCGCCTCTCAGGCCAGAAGCAGGTGCCGGTGCTGGTGGACGGCGGTGAGGTGATCGCCGATTCGACGGCCATCTGCCTCCACCTGGAGCGCACCGTTCCTGAGCCGCCCCTGTTGCCTTTGGACGATTTCGAGCACGCCCGTGAGCGGGCCCAGGTGTTGCTGCTCGAAGACTGGGCCGACACCGCCCTGGCGGCCGGAGTTCGCCTGGCCCTGTTGCGGGCCGCCGTGGCCGATCCGGCCCTGCGCACCGCCCTGTTGCCTGAGTCCACTCCTGGAGCCCTGCGCTCCCTGGTGGGGGCCTTCCCGGGTGATCTGCTGGCCGGTGTCGGTCAGGTGGTCGGTCGCTCTCAGGATCAGCAGCTGGTGGCCAGCCTCGAGCAGTTGGCGGTGCTGGTGGCGGGTGAGGGCCACCTGGTCGGTCAGCGGCTCTCCCTGGCCGATCTGGCGGTGGCCGCGCAGCTCTCCCTGATCAAGTTCCCCGCCAGTGTCGGGGCCCCCCTGGCGGGCCGCGGCGTGCCGGGGCTGGCCGATTCGCCTCTGCTGGCGCCGTTGTTCGCCTGGCGCGATCGGCTCTACGCCCAGCTTGCCCGTAGCTGAACCCCCACCGATGTCCGATCCACTGCTGCGGGAGCTCGACCACTACGTGGTGCTGGAGCCGGGGATTGAGGAACGGATCCTCTCGGCCGCCGAGACCGTCACCTGGCTCGCCGCTCAGCTCGCTTCCCTGGGCGCCGTGCCCACCGACCTGGCCGACCTGGGCACCGATGCGCTGCGGGCCGGGCGTCTGCTGGACACCGCCTGTGAACTGGAGCTGGAGCCCGGCTGCGCCGTGCAGTGGTTCGCGGTGCGCCTGGAGCCGCCCGGCTCCTAGGGCGCCGGTGCCACGGGACGCTCTTTGAGCACCGCCGGCAGGGCCTCCAGCACCTGCTGGGCCACCGCCTCGGGCGGGCCGCCCGCCTGGACGATGTGCAGATCCGCCTGGGCGTAGAGGGGCCGCCGCGCCTGCAGCAGCTCGATCAGGCGCCGTTCGGGCTCGGGCCCCGCCAGCAGCGGCCGGGGGGTGGGATCGGCCCGCAGTCGCCCGAGCAGCAGCTCGGCCGGGGCATCCAGCCAGATCACCACGCCCTGCTGCAGCTCCCCCCAGTTGCTCGGCCGGGTCACCACGCCGCCGCCGGTGGCGACCACCAGGGAATGCCAGCCGGCAATGCGATTGAGCACGGCGCTCTCGAGCTCGCGAAAGCCTGTCTCCCCCTCGCGCTCGAACAGCTCCGGGATCGGGCAGCCGGCCACCTGCTCAAGGGTGGTGTCGGCATCGAGAAAGCGGTAGCCCAGGGCCTCCGCCAGGGGGGCGCCGACGGCGCTCTTGCCGGCGCCCATCATTCCGACCAGATAGACGTTCAGACCCTGAAGTCGCTGGCGCAAGCTCTGGCCCATGGGCGTGGGGTCGGGACGGCTGGATTTGGCCATAGCACGGGACAACTTGCCTAGGATGCTGCCTTAACTCCCAGCTTGAGATGACGGCAGTGGCTGCCCACGGCAAAGGCAGGGGCTGTGTGATCACCCGGCGGGCCACCTTCAGTGCCAGTCACCTGTACTGGCTGCCGGAGCTGAGCGCTGAAGAAAACCAGGCTCGCTTCGGCCGCTGTGCCCTGGCCCCGGGCCACGGCCACAACTACGAGTTGGTGGTGGCCATGGGGGGGGCGCTCGACGCCGACGGCATGGTGCTCAACCTCTCGGATGTGAAACAGGCCATCCGCCGGGAGGTCACCGATCCGCTCGACTTCCGCTTCCTCAATGAGACCTGGCCGGAGTTCGACCTGGGCACCCCCGGAGGGCGCCTGCCCACCACCGAGGCCCTGGCCCAGGCGATCTGGAGCCGGCTTGCCCCCCACCTGCCGCTGATGGGCCTGCGGCTCTACGAACAACCCACCCTCTGGGCCGACGTGCTCGGCAACCCCATGGAAGCCTTCCTTTCGATCCGCACCCACTTCGCCGCCGCCCACCGCCTGGCCCGTCCTGAGCTTTCGGCGGCCGAGAACGACGCCATCTACGGCAAATGCGCCAGGCCCCACGGCCACGGTCACAACTACCTGCTCGACGTCACGGTGCGCGGGGCGATCGATCCCCGCACCGGCATGGTCTGTGATCTGGCCGAGCTTCAGGGGATCGTGCAGGAGCTGGTGGTGGAACCCTTCGATCACACCTTCCTCAACAAAGACGTCGAGCATTTCGCCACCTGTGTGCCCACCGCCGAAAACATCGCCCTGCACATCGTCGATCGGCTTGCCGCTCCGATCGCCGCCACCGGGGCCCGCTTGCACAAGGTGCGGCTTCAGGAGAGCCCCAACAACGCCGCCGAGGTGTTCGCCGAAACCCCTCAACTGGAGATGCGCCCCCACGCCCTTGAGGTCCTGGCGGCTGTTTGAGTGAGCTGAGGCTGGTGCTGGCCGTCAGCCTCGATGGCCGGCTCGCCCCCGCCGAAGGGGGCCCTGCCCAGTTGGGCGGTGCGGGCGATCGGATCGCCCTGGAGCAGGCCCTGGCCTGGGCCGATGGGGCCCTGATCGGCGCCCAGACCCTGCGCTTGCACGGCAGCACCTGCCTGATCCGGCGCCCGGAGCTGCTGGAGGAGCGCCGCGGCGCTGGCCAGGGCGAGCAGCCCATTGCCTTGGTGGTGAGCCGCAGTGGTGCCATCGATCCCTCGCTGCCTTTCTTTCATCAACCCCTGGAGCGCTGGCTGCTCGCCCCTTTGGATGCACAGGTAACCGGGTTTGAGCGCAGGCTGGCCCTGGGGCCCTGGCCCGCGCTTCTGGGGCAGCTGGGGGCCCTGGGCCTCAACCGTCTGGTGGTGCTGGGGGGCGCCCGGCTGGCGGGCAGCTTGCTGCAGGAGGCGCTGGTGGATGAACTGCAGCTCACCCTTTGCCCGCAACTGCTGGGCGGCGCGCACAGCTGGCTGCCTCCAGGCACTGTCCTGCCGCTGGGCAACTGGGAGCTTCTTGAGCACCGGTCCCTGGGCGAGGGGGAGCTGCTGCTGCGTTACGGGCGGCGGCGGGAGCCAGGCTCCGCTGCGCCGAGCTCGGCAGCCGAGGCAGCTCCAACGAAGACAGCTACGACGAAGGGGCCGGCAGGCCGAAGCGGCGCTGCAGATCCTTGAGGGGCAGTTCCTGGAGGGTCTCGGGGGGCAGGTTCAACAGCTTGGCCACGCAGCGCTTGATCACCACCTCGCTGTCGTCGCCGATCCGGCCCGCGATCAGCTCACTGATCACCCCCAGGCTGCGGCCGCTGGCATCGGTTTCGTTGATCAGGCAGGTGCTGGCGGGGCCGGCCAGTTGCTGGCAGGGCCGCTGCAGAGATGTCTCCAGGCTTGCCACGCCGCCAGCGAGGGAGCGCAGGCAGAGCTGGTTGAGCCGTTGCTCCAGCTGGGGCCGCATCAGCATCAGCAGGGGTCGCAGCAGGCTGGCCCGGGCGGGCGGCGCCAGCGCCAGGCTCAGCAGGACAAGCCCGCTGGCTAGCGTTGAACCCCTAAGGCTTTGCCCCATCGCCATGCCCTTCGATGGCTGAGCTGCAGGCCCGTTGGCACCGGTCCATGGCGGAGTTTCACCAGGGGCCATGGCAGGCGCTCGTCGAGGCGTCAGGGCTTCCCTTCTACTCCTGGAATTGGCTCCAGGGCCTTGAGTCCTCCGGCAGCATCGTGGCCAGTGAGGGCTGGCAGCCCCTCCACCTCGGGATCTGGCGCGGCGAGGTGCTGATCGCCGTCGCACCGCTCTACCTGAAGGGCCACAGCTACGGAGAATTCGTCTTCGACCAGTCGTTCGCCCAGCTGGCGGGCCAGTTGGGGCTGCGCTACTACCCGAAGCTGCTGGGCATGAGCCCGGTGAGCCCGATCCAGGGCTACCGCTTCCACATCGCAGCTGGGGAAGATCAACTGGCGATCACGGCGTTGATGTTTCGCCTGATCGAGGAGTTCTGCCGCCAGAACGCTGTGCTCAGCTGCAACCTGCTCTCAGTGGATCCCGATTGGCTACCGCTGGTGGAGGCCTCTGGCTGGGCCCATTGGCTGAACCAGCGCAGCGAATGGACCAACAACGGCTTCAGCAGCTTCGACGACTACCTGGCGGGGTTCAACGCCAACCAGCGCCGCAACATCAAGCGTGAACGGCGCTCCGTCACCGAGGCCGGCCTCACCGTCACACCCCTGGTGGGGGAGGCGATCACGGAAGCTGCCCTGCTGCGCATGCACCGCTTCTACGCAGGCCATTGCAGCCGTTGGGGCGCCTGGGGCAGCAAATACCTCAGCGAAGCCTTCTTCACCTATGCCCATCGGCACCTGCGCGACAACCTGGTGCTGTTCAGTGCCCACCACGGCGACCCCAGCGACCCGGTGGCCATGTCGTTGTGCGTGTTCACCGATGACGACCTCTGGGGCCGTTACTGGGGCAGCGACCTTGAACTGGAGAACCTGCATTTCGAGGTTTGCTACTACGCCCCGATTGCCTGGGCGATCGAGCGGGGGCTGCGCCGCTTCGACCCTGGAGCCGGTGGAAGCCACAAGCGCCGGCGGGGGTTCCTGGCCCAGAGTCAGGTGAGCCTGCACCATTGGAGTGATCCGCGCTTCGGCTCGATCATCCGCCGCTGGTTGCCCGAGGCCAATGCGGCCCAGCTCGAGGAGATCGAGGCGGTCAACGCCGAACTCCCGTTCAGCCGCCGGGAGGTGCGCCTGGAGGCCCCTGCTTAGCATCGGGCCATGGCCACCCTCACCCCGTCCGACCGCCAGCGACTCGATGATGGGTTGTCGAAGCGGTTCATTGCCCTGGATCCCGCCGGGTACTTCGTGATTCGCGTGGATGGGGAGGCGGGGGAATTGGTGGCGGAACACTTCGGCAACGCCATCAACGACCAGGGGTTGGCCGTTGACCCGGAGAGTGGGGAGGTGATCGCCTGTCGCGGATCAGGGCCGCGCGAACCTCTGGCGACCTACCGGGGTCGCTCCGCCAAGGAGCTCGGCATCGCCCTCACTGAAACGGCGGCGCCAGCGCCCCTGAGCCGGCTCGACCATGCCCTCTATCTCGGCCGCGAACTGGCCCGAGCGGAGCGCTGCCTGGAGCAGGGAATCCCCTACGTACAGGACTGAGACCTAGGCCGGCTGGAGTTCGCGGCTGGGTTGGCGGGAGCTCTCCGGGGGCTCAGGGGGCAGGGAGGCCAGCTGCTGCTGAATCTCCCGGGTCACCACCCCGCGGTACTCCTGGAAATGCTCGTTATGGGCGAGGGTCACCAGGAACTGCTCCAGGTTGTCAGGATTTTTGCGGGCGATCGTGGCCAGGGCACGCCAGAAGCGGCCGCGGGTGTCGCGCTTGATCCCCTGGCGCCAGATCACGATCGAGAGGGCGCGGATGTCAGTCCAGGTGGGCAAGGTGGCTTTCCCGAAGGCCGCTTTTGGCACGAACTGCTGCCAGCGCGGTTTACCCATCTTCTGGTAGTAATGCGTGACCCGATCGATGTAGGCGTTGGGCTCGTAGAGCCGGCAGAAGGCATCGACGTATTCGTTGGCGATGTCACGGATCGGCCGGGTGGGCACGAAATTGAGCAGGTTGGTCTGGTTGACGCCCTTGGCATCGGCCTTCTCCTGGATGAGACGGCCTTCCTTTTCAAGGCGGTGCCAGAGACCCGTGTTCGGCAGGGCCTGAAGCATGCCCATCATCGCGGCGGGGATTCCGGTGCGGCTCACGAAGGTCACGATCCGGTCGCCGGCTCCGGTCTTCTCGCCGTCGAAGCCGATGATGAAGCCCGCCATCACGCGGATGCCATAGGACGTGATCCGGTCCACCGAATCCTCGAGGGAGCTGCGGGTGTTCTGGTGCTTGCCAGTCAACGAAAGGCTGGCTTCGTCGGGCGTCTCGATCCCGAGGAAGACGCTGTCGAAGCGGGCTTCCGCCATCATCTGCATCATCTCGTCGTCGGAGGCGAGATCCACCGAGGCTTCAGTGGCGAAACTGAACGGATAGTGATGGTCGATCTGCCATTGCTTGATGGCCGGCAGCAACAGTTTGGCGTTGCGCTTGTTGCCGATGAAATTGTCATCGACAAGGAAGATCGAACGTCTCCAGCCGAGGTCATAGAGAGCCTGCAATTCGGCAACTAGCTGCTCTGGTGCCTTGGTGCGCGGCTTGCGGCCGTAGAGCACGATAATGTCACAGAACTCGCATTGAAACGGGCAACCGCGCGAGAACTGAACGGACATTGAGTCGTAGGCATCGAGCTCGAGCAGATCGAAGCGCGGCACCGGGGTTCCGGTGACATCAGGCTTCTCTCCGTTGGAGCTGAAGCGACCACCGGTATCACCGCGTTCGATCGCTTCGATGAACATCGGCAAGGTGATCTCGCCTTCGTCGAGCACCTTGAAGTCGGCCAGATCGATTTCTGGGGCGTCGGGGGTGGAACTGGCAAAGGGACCGCCCACGGCCACCGGCAGGCCTCGCTGCTTGGCCTTGGCGATCTGCCGTTGCATGTCTTCCTTCTGGACGATCATTCCGGAGATGATCACCAGTTCGGCCCAGTTCCACTCCTCTTCGGTCACCTCCCTGACATTGCGATCGGCGAGCTTCATCTCCCAGCTCTGGGGCAGCAGGGCTGCCACCGTGACCAGCCCGAGCGGGGGCAGCAGAACCTTGCGGTTCACCAGCTCGAGGATCTTCTCGTAGCTCCAGAACGTTTTGGGAAATTCCGGGTAGATGAACAGGGCGCGCATTCCGTCCTGGCGGGGTGAATTCGAATGACGACGGCTGGACCAATCCAGGCGTGGCATCGGTAAAGGTATCGTCGCGTCACCTTAGGTGGTTCCGCCCTGGCCGGGGCCTGTTTCTGCTGTAATGGCGGGGTTGTGTTGCTCCGATCACCATGGCTGTGGCCCTCTACCTCGTGCTTGTTGTCGGCGGGTTGGCTACGGCGGCGGTGGTCTCCGGTGTGTTGCGCGGCATCCGCCTGATCTGAGCCCTGGCGCCCTGCCGCCGCCCAGTGAACTCAGGTTGCCGGCAGCAGACGCCTGCGGCCGTTTCGAGCCAGTTCCCACAGGCCCAGCACCAGGCCGAGGCTTCCCAGCAGGGCGAAGGTGGCCCTCAGTCCGATGCTGAGGCTGAGGCTCGCCGCCAGCAAACCGCTCAGACCGCCGCCGCCGAGAAAGGCAATCTGCCCCAGCCCCGCCATTCGCCCCCGCAGCACCACCGGGGAAGCCACCTGGGTGATCAGGTTGCTTCCCGCCAGCAACCCAGCCGTACCAGCCCCGATCACCAGGGCCATCGCAAGGCTGAAGGCCTGATTGAGCGCCAGGGCCATCCCCAGCTGGGCCAGGGCCGTCACCAGGGTGCAGACCCCCAGCAGCAGGCCAGGCCGCCGGCTGAGTTGGGCACTGTTGCGCTGCAGAACCACCCCGCCGCTGATGCTGCCCACGGCGATCACGCTGGTGAAGATCCCCAGGTCCTGGGGGCTGGAGCCCACCAGCTGGGCGGCCATCAGCGGGGCCAGTCCGGGGTGGAAGAAGCCCACCAGACAGGCCACGCCGGTGAACAGCAGCACATGGCGCAGGGCACCGCCGCAGTCGCGCCAGGCGCTGCCCAGGGATCCGCGGCTTCCGGCCTCG
Above is a genomic segment from Cyanobium sp. ATX 6F1 containing:
- a CDS encoding glutathione S-transferase family protein, whose translation is MPELHQFKHSAFCEKVRLVLAAKGIDYTVVEVTPGLGQFELFRLSGQKQVPVLVDGGEVIADSTAICLHLERTVPEPPLLPLDDFEHARERAQVLLLEDWADTALAAGVRLALLRAAVADPALRTALLPESTPGALRSLVGAFPGDLLAGVGQVVGRSQDQQLVASLEQLAVLVAGEGHLVGQRLSLADLAVAAQLSLIKFPASVGAPLAGRGVPGLADSPLLAPLFAWRDRLYAQLARS
- a CDS encoding DUF4346 domain-containing protein; protein product: MATLTPSDRQRLDDGLSKRFIALDPAGYFVIRVDGEAGELVAEHFGNAINDQGLAVDPESGEVIACRGSGPREPLATYRGRSAKELGIALTETAAPAPLSRLDHALYLGRELARAERCLEQGIPYVQD
- a CDS encoding MFS transporter, which codes for MLSWVVRHQRTTFLIASGLSTAGSFAGITAKGWILMNGSHNPLMLALHFGALALPTLLVSGLAGVWTDRLGCERILIRAQWGLVVGASLGAVAIPLLEGGPQVALLLLSTFIVGLASSFELTARNKYCALLVDEPDQLPAYLTSFSVVFNVGKLVGPPIGGWLLALTGPTSALAIDAASYLLPIATVIWLLHPHRDREQRSEAGSRGSLGSAWRDCGGALRHVLLFTGVACLVGFFHPGLAPLMAAQLVGSSPQDLGIFTSVIAVGSISGGVVLQRNSAQLSRRPGLLLGVCTLVTALAQLGMALALNQAFSLAMALVIGAGTAGLLAGSNLITQVASPVVLRGRMAGLGQIAFLGGGGLSGLLAASLSLSIGLRATFALLGSLGLVLGLWELARNGRRRLLPAT
- a CDS encoding RibD family protein; this encodes MSELRLVLAVSLDGRLAPAEGGPAQLGGAGDRIALEQALAWADGALIGAQTLRLHGSTCLIRRPELLEERRGAGQGEQPIALVVSRSGAIDPSLPFFHQPLERWLLAPLDAQVTGFERRLALGPWPALLGQLGALGLNRLVVLGGARLAGSLLQEALVDELQLTLCPQLLGGAHSWLPPGTVLPLGNWELLEHRSLGEGELLLRYGRRREPGSAAPSSAAEAAPTKTATTKGPAGRSGAADP
- a CDS encoding shikimate kinase, translated to MAKSSRPDPTPMGQSLRQRLQGLNVYLVGMMGAGKSAVGAPLAEALGYRFLDADTTLEQVAGCPIPELFEREGETGFRELESAVLNRIAGWHSLVVATGGGVVTRPSNWGELQQGVVIWLDAPAELLLGRLRADPTPRPLLAGPEPERRLIELLQARRPLYAQADLHIVQAGGPPEAVAQQVLEALPAVLKERPVAPAP
- a CDS encoding B12-binding domain-containing radical SAM protein; this encodes MRALFIYPEFPKTFWSYEKILELVNRKVLLPPLGLVTVAALLPQSWEMKLADRNVREVTEEEWNWAELVIISGMIVQKEDMQRQIAKAKQRGLPVAVGGPFASSTPDAPEIDLADFKVLDEGEITLPMFIEAIERGDTGGRFSSNGEKPDVTGTPVPRFDLLELDAYDSMSVQFSRGCPFQCEFCDIIVLYGRKPRTKAPEQLVAELQALYDLGWRRSIFLVDDNFIGNKRNAKLLLPAIKQWQIDHHYPFSFATEASVDLASDDEMMQMMAEARFDSVFLGIETPDEASLSLTGKHQNTRSSLEDSVDRITSYGIRVMAGFIIGFDGEKTGAGDRIVTFVSRTGIPAAMMGMLQALPNTGLWHRLEKEGRLIQEKADAKGVNQTNLLNFVPTRPIRDIANEYVDAFCRLYEPNAYIDRVTHYYQKMGKPRWQQFVPKAAFGKATLPTWTDIRALSIVIWRQGIKRDTRGRFWRALATIARKNPDNLEQFLVTLAHNEHFQEYRGVVTREIQQQLASLPPEPPESSRQPSRELQPA
- a CDS encoding GNAT family N-acetyltransferase, yielding MAELQARWHRSMAEFHQGPWQALVEASGLPFYSWNWLQGLESSGSIVASEGWQPLHLGIWRGEVLIAVAPLYLKGHSYGEFVFDQSFAQLAGQLGLRYYPKLLGMSPVSPIQGYRFHIAAGEDQLAITALMFRLIEEFCRQNAVLSCNLLSVDPDWLPLVEASGWAHWLNQRSEWTNNGFSSFDDYLAGFNANQRRNIKRERRSVTEAGLTVTPLVGEAITEAALLRMHRFYAGHCSRWGAWGSKYLSEAFFTYAHRHLRDNLVLFSAHHGDPSDPVAMSLCVFTDDDLWGRYWGSDLELENLHFEVCYYAPIAWAIERGLRRFDPGAGGSHKRRRGFLAQSQVSLHHWSDPRFGSIIRRWLPEANAAQLEEIEAVNAELPFSRREVRLEAPA
- a CDS encoding 6-carboxytetrahydropterin synthase, with amino-acid sequence MTAVAAHGKGRGCVITRRATFSASHLYWLPELSAEENQARFGRCALAPGHGHNYELVVAMGGALDADGMVLNLSDVKQAIRREVTDPLDFRFLNETWPEFDLGTPGGRLPTTEALAQAIWSRLAPHLPLMGLRLYEQPTLWADVLGNPMEAFLSIRTHFAAAHRLARPELSAAENDAIYGKCARPHGHGHNYLLDVTVRGAIDPRTGMVCDLAELQGIVQELVVEPFDHTFLNKDVEHFATCVPTAENIALHIVDRLAAPIAATGARLHKVRLQESPNNAAEVFAETPQLEMRPHALEVLAAV
- the rbfA gene encoding 30S ribosome-binding factor RbfA, with amino-acid sequence MAMSRRVERVAASIRREISELLITGIKDERVGLGMVSVTAVDVAGDLQHCKVFVSIFGSEEDRDQALAGLRAAAPYVKGELSRRLSMRRTPEVAFLLDRSLEKGTAVLGLLNQLGRQRQERGEVPPGSDDLDA
- a CDS encoding DUF751 family protein — protein: MKDFFINVTRYPRYLVALGLGVLDSVLQPLLARTRNPVTAVALIGALVSGLVSLVLVLRAMVNPAAPLA
- a CDS encoding cytochrome B6; amino-acid sequence: MAVALYLVLVVGGLATAAVVSGVLRGIRLI
- a CDS encoding chlororespiratory reduction protein 7, translating into MSDPLLRELDHYVVLEPGIEERILSAAETVTWLAAQLASLGAVPTDLADLGTDALRAGRLLDTACELELEPGCAVQWFAVRLEPPGS